atttttttttttcaagagtcCGTGCTAATCATTCCATTGTTCAAGTCATCcttattaggggtgggttcaaaaaaccgaaaaccgaaaaaaaccgaaaaccaaaccgaaccgaggccgaaaaaaaccgaaccgaaaaaacaccgaaccgaaactgtcaaaccgaaccgaaccgaatctgactggttcggtttcggtttttgaggttcggaaaccgaaccaaaccgaaccgaaccgatatatatatttaatttttttttaaatattataaatagtttagtcatacaatcataacaaaacATACCTTGTTGCTAAGTTGGTTTCGGTGAACCTTTTCAAGCCCCAAGGCACGGGTTCGATCCTCCAGGATGTCTgagatgtttttttattttttggagaaCTTAACAAAACCCTTTAACCCTTTAACCCTAGCAACCATACCcataccttttattttttttcattcccttcctctctctcgTTCCCAGCCTCCTCTCCTCCAGTGTAACCCCAACCCAGCGCAGCCGAGCCTCCTCTCTCTCGCCGAGCCTCCTCTCCTCCAGATGTCCGATCGATGCCGGTGCGCAAGGACGACGAGGTCCAGGTCGTGCGTAGGACCTATAAGGGCCGCGAGGGCAAGGTTGTCTAGGTGTACCGCCGGAAGTTGGTCATCCACATCGAGCGGATCACCCGAGAGAAGGTGAACGGGTCCACCGTCAATGTCGGCATCAACCCCTCCAAGGTCGTCATCACCAAGCTCCGCCTCGACAAGGACCGCAAGTCTCTGCTGGACCGCAAGGCCAAGGGCCGCGCCGCCGCTGACAAGGACAAAGGCACCAAGTTCACCGCAGAGGATATCATGCAAAACGTCGATTGATTTCGATCGATTTCATTTGGGTTCGTGTTtttgttattgaaatgaaattagCGACTGTCAAGTTAAGCACTTTAGTTTTGATTATGCTTTAATGGATTTGGTGTTTAATCTGATCTTcgatttgagaaaaaaaaataaaaatttggttCTGCACTGTGATGCTTGCTTGTTCTGCACTCTCGCCATGTCTGCACTGTGATGCTTGCTTGTTCTGCACTCTCGCCATGTCTCGCCATGTCTGCACTGGTGATTAAATTATGGATGAAGCATTTACATTTTTCGGGATGCTGGATGAAGCAATGAAGTAGCTGTTAATTGTTCTTTACAACCCAATGCCAAAAAGTACAGCAGTATGCAAACATAAGTTCATAACAGAAGGTGGAGTTTAGAAGTACTGAATCATATCACTTGTCTCAGATGTTTGTTTAGGTTACTGGACCTgtttttttctgtttgtttctcgGGAAAATTTGCAGGCCCACCTGGTTTCATTTCTCTGGTTGTTGGATTTGCAAGGTaaagttttctgggtttttactTTGTTGCTCCAAAAGGGTCTTAGAAAGTctaattctttgaaacatttatgtgggttttgttcAGTTGGTGGGTTGTAAATCTCTTATGGATAACatctaaattttcattttttggaggaaaaaaaaaaaaaaaccgaaaaaaaaccgaaaccgaaccgaaaaaaaccgaaaaaaatatgggccgaaccgaaccgaaccgaaatttcggtttggtttcggttttggcaaaaaaccgaaccgaaaagaaccgaacccagccctaatcCTTATCAGATTACCAATTCTTGCACGTCTAAGTCCCATATAATTTGTCCATCTTATAGTAAAAATGATTTCAAGATATCGTCCATTAGAaataattatcaagataaagcCATAATAATATTTCTAAAAATCATTAACAATTATTTTGAGTTGAACGTGCAAAATCAGACGGCAATGCAAAATCGAGTTCAAACATTTTTTCATCACAACTCAATATTCATTTGTACTACAATCATTTTATTTCCACAGAACAAATTTTCAAagcataaaaaatatatttttgaataGTACTTTTGCACTTTGTCCTTTTCAAAATAGTGGAGTTGCACAAAAATAAGTATTATTCAGAGTAAATAGCAAGAGCTACCTACGTGCCTTTTACCTTGCCTTACCCTTGCCCTCATAAAACGAATAGACTTGCTcttataagttttttttaaaaaaaatctacaaatacCTTTTATTCAggtgaattttaatgaaaagctcccagtactgttcactttaatgaaaaatcatatttttacactaaaaggtcaatcctggtactattcaatttaccctttattttgtccttatcgttaaaactcaaagttttcaaatcattttcattaattttccttttattcaATTGGCATTTATTAGATAGTACTATCCatatacatatttttatttctcatacatttttcttatttttcgaACGTTAgatcgaataaattgaagaagatcaataattaaaaaataacaaaattatataaaacataaaaattaatgtGTGAATAGTGGTGTCCTAATTATTAAGAAGAGATCTTCTCCGGATTTATATATTCAGAGCCAAGAATCAAATGATCCTGtccttttaaaatttgatcttacGACCTAAAATTACTGTAGATTTCGAAAATTTTCACTGACTTCTTTGCTTGTGTCTGTAAGAACAAATTTTAAAGGTCAGTATGATTTTAGCCCAATCCAAAGTCGTCCTGGCCACCACAATTTTACACGACACGCCTCAATAGAAAGCCATTCGAGAAGCCTCTGCCATACAAATTGTTAGCGCATTCCTCTGATTTCCGAAGCCCTTTTCTCCGTTTCAATCTTCATCGTTTGGTTTCGTAGATGAATCTTTGCAGTTTCCGGTGCAGGTGCGTCTCCTTTTCCCTATACAATAACTGAATCTCAtctttactttttcaattttcttgtcTTTGCCTCTGTTTGGCTGCCGAGAAAACGCCCAGGAAGGTCGAATTCCTGCATTCCTATAATTTTCCCTTTTCACGCTTTGCCTTAATTCTTATTATCATCTACTCAATTGGCAGGCTAGTAAATTTAGTGCAACTTTCCCGTCTTGATTTGATTTTCTCATGGTTTAAAATTCTTGCTTTTTCCGTTTTAATTTTCCCTCACTTTCCCAGCAACCAAACGCAGCGTACATTGAACTTTTCTATTCAGTAGATGTTAAATTCTATCGGGAAGATTGAGTGTGGAGTGCATATAGCAGCGAACCAATATGGGTTATATGCAAAAAGTGCTAAACTGTTTTCCTCAAAACCCCAAAAGTATAAGTGCTAAAATGGTTCTGTGTGGTTGAATTGGGTTTGTGTTTTTATGCAGAAACAGTACAGGTGTGCGAATTTTTGTTGATAGACCTTTGCAAATTCGTTGACGGCTCAAATTGAATATATGCTGCAACCCTGACCAAAATGAACCTGGGTTTTCTTGGTAATCTCCCTTGGTTTAGGGCCCAATCAAACAGCGATTTGGAATTGGAACCAAGTCTTAAACCAACAACTGCCCTTTTCGAGCAACCTAACCAAAAGGGTGGTTTTGATGTCAAGTTGTTGGGATTGtcccttctttcctttgttCCATGGCTGGTGGACAATTCTAAAGATAAGATTCGAACTCCATCCACTATTAACCGCGGCTTAAGAAGGCGTGCACAGCCTCGCAGGGTGTTTGAGAATGGGGATCCCAGTACATCTTTGCGATTTAGGCCATATGTTTCTAGGGTTCCATGGCATACTGGCGTAAGAGGTTTTCTCTCTCAGCTATTTCCAAGATATGGGCATTATTGTGGACCTAATTGGTCAAGTGGGAAAGATGGAGGATCTCCTATTTGGGACAAGCGGCCAATTGATTGGTTGGATTTTTGTTGCTACTGCCATGACATTGGTTACGACAGTCACAATCAGGCTGATCTGCTGAAGGCTGATTTAGCTTTTCTGGACTGCCTTGAGAGGCCAAATATGAGTACTAAAGGAGATGCCCGCATTGCTCACCTTTATAAGACAATGTGCACCACAGGTATGCATTTGCCTTGGCTTTTTTAAAAAAGTCATATTTGGCTTGGTGTATATTTCTCATATATATACACGCATTGTTAATGGAGATTGATCTGTAGTGTTTGTTCTGTTTTTTGTGCTGCCATGAATGGCAGGTCTCAGGAATTTACTTATTCCGTACAGAACTCATCTTTTGAAGCTGCAAGCAGGACAACCTTTGATTCAATTTGGATGGCTAAGCAATGTTAGATGGAGAGTTTGGAAATTTCAGAAAACTTGAAAGGGGTCATGAGTTTTGAGAAGTGGTAACCAACAGTACTCAACTTCTCCGCATTGAAACAGGTGGTCTTTTTAAGTACTTTATCTCTGTTGATGCTTTTCTGTGTTCCGGGTGGAAAATAGCAATGTTGAGTCTTATTGGCTTTCATCCATAATGGATTTTATGTATATAACTTTGTTGAGACTTTTGGTGGTGCTTGTCTATCATCCATTAGAATTCTCATATACCTTACCTTAACTCTACTAATTGGGTTGTGTCCATAAGTAATGAACAAGGCATGTTTcctctcttttatttatttttccctttttcaGTAAGATGATCATTAATCATCATATTCTACTTTGATCCCGATTCTCGTAGGCTCATTTAGGGCTGgaaatttttcccaaaaatcccgaaccaaaccaaaaaattcCCAATTCCATACCAAAAAAATCTCAAACCGATAATACCAAAATTTTCGGGATTCCATATTCATTCTTTCGGTAATCCTGTTGTAtactatttaattttaaatatatatttagaattATAACTGCCGTCAGATTTGGTTGAGATTCAACCATTGAATCCAAATGAAACCCTCGCTCTCTTTCGCCTGACCTCAGGAGTGAATGGCAAAGTCCCGGGAAGAAAGAGGACTAAGGAGGAAGCATGGGGTGATAAGAAGCCAGCTGCAAAGCGTGGGAGGTGTTAGTGAGGTCTGTTGGagttttgttgtttgtttgaatATGTTTTTGGTTTAGCTTTGCTTTTGGTGGGTTTCAAGAAAGGAGAGAAGACAGGAAAAGTATGCAGAAAGAAAGAGGAATAAAGGAATAAAGGATTTAGGTTTAGTTTTGCTTTTGATTTAGTTTAGTCCTGTAACCTCTCGGATCCCTCTCGATTTGCCTTCTTGTTCTGCTTCTGCTTGCATCAGACCCCATTTTTCCTTCTTGGTCAACGTCTGCGTTCTTCTACCTCAATTTTCTGCTTCTGAAAAAAAGCCCTTTCTTGAGCTTGCAGTGTGTTCAATTTCGTTGAACTTTGCCATTctgaaatttgaattttctgCAATTGGTATGAAATCCCTGGGCTTATACAAATTATGAATTTTCTGGGTGGTTTATACAAATCCCGAATTGCGCCGAAATCCGGAAAATTATTTGGGAATtctgaaatttcggttcggtttcgaatTTTAGAATGCCGTCCCAAAAATTATTGGTTTGGGTTTCGGTACGGGATCCCATCCCAAACCAGCCCTAGGCTCATCTAAAATGTTacatcttctttgatgaagcatCATATAATATTTGAGCTATTTTCTTAGGTAGAGTACGAAGATAAGAAGCTAGACCTTTTCTGCACGAGTTATATCATGCCACTATTTATCTATTTGTCCGTTCTTGTCTAATTTTTCAGCATCCTACTTACAAATATAGTGGTTGTTACCCTAAAGTTCATTAATCTCAAGGATATAGTTTTGAAAGAATTTCAGTAAGTGTAAAAAACGTGCATGTAAAAGAAGTCCGCCATTGAGCCCATAGAGCAACTCCACTCTAAAAATCAAGATGGGCAAGAGTCTTATTCAATCCAcgaaatgaatagtaattgtcCAAATGCATCTTTACTCCTAAAATAAATAGTCTAGTTAATTCGTATCAAAATAtcattaatgtttttttttataaaatagaaaaaaaataaatttatttttaatttcggataggatttttaaccaatcttatCGCGCCAAGTATAATTATCTGAAAGTACAACTTTTGTGCAAGATGGTTAggcatttatataaaaaataaaaaataaagttcattttattttttctgtatttttaaacaatttttttattaaattaattaatctggaccgatGGATTTCAAAAAGGTTGAAATCTAATAGCCCAAAAGTGGACATGTGGCCGGGCCAGCTAATTGGAAGGGGTGGAGTGGATTTTTGGGGGCTAGGGGTTAAAATGGCCTATTGCCCAGCTCATTTGTTAAGGGTGGACTTGCTATTAAGGTAATAGCAATGCATATAAAAGAAGTTAGCCAAACAAGTCTGTTATGCATTTATAATGTTGGATCTTGATGTAGATAGTCTGTTATGCATTCGTAACGTTGGATCTTGATGTATGCACAACAAAATcagttttttcttgtttttttaaagcatagcaataccaaactagctcTATATCCTTCGATTGCTTTTGAAGAGACAATATGCATAATGGATCTTGAGCTAACTATCAAGCTCGAATTTTTTAAGCTTGCTTGAGCTCAGCTCGTATAAGAAGCAAGTCACGCCAAGCTCGAGCTCAAATATAGTTAAACAATCCAAACTTAATCACAATGACATTTTGTTCAGCTCAACAAATTTACTTTTGaaccaaaaataaagaaataacaGTACCCAAAAAACAAATGAAGATACGACGACTTCTAAAGGTGATTGCCTCGCTGTCTCTCCACCACCACCGCATTTCCACCTCGCCTCCTCGCCCTTTGTCCCTCAACTCCCACCAAAGTCTCTTCTTCATTTCCGTTCTCCGCCACTTCGCCCTTCCTCCCTTAACTCCCACCAAAGCTCTTCTACATACATGTTCAGTAGGGCTGGCATTTTGAACCCGACCCATTAACCCGACTCGACTCGACCCGTTAAAATTAGTATTTGGGTGGGTGCTTAACAGGTTGTGTTGTTAACGAGTCAACCCATTAGtcacccgttaaataacgggtcattttgggtcaacccgtgaaacccgttagcacccgttaACACCCATTAGGGAggacttttgtgtaatttcataGTTGGAATAGAAAACCTCGCTCACGTTTCGAACTCAGACTGCACGTTCCTCTTCGGGGCTGCCGTTCtctccctcatcttcttccttaaaAATCAAGGTTTCATTGAGTTCTGCCACCCTCTCTCCGGTAAGTTATGATTCCCTTTCACCTCTTCTTCCATGGCAATTACTTTTTGTTTCTGCAGATCATATTTTTCGACTATTTTTCTCAGTTTTTTTATTAGAATTCAGAGCTACTTTTTGTTCCATGGTGAAGGAGCTGAGTGCTGAAGGATCTGAGTGGTGAAGGAGTTGTGAGCGTCCTTCGTCTTGGCCTCTCGGGAATTGGGTTTTGATTAGAATTTGCAGAAAATTTTTGGGTCTTGGATTTTTTTGTTGGTTCCTGAATGTTTTGGTGTGCACATGCTGATCGATTGATGCACGTCTCACCAACTCTCTCTCTTACATGTCAATAATTCATATCTACATGCTAAATCGTAAATTGGGTTGTGATCAAAATGTCCTGATTGATGTAGCTTAATACAAAACTCTATTATATGCTGATTGCTCACTTAGTTGTTTTGTTACATCATTGCTCACTCAATTGTTTCGTAATAAAGCTCCAGGTGTTCATCAAATCACTCACACAAACCAAATGAAAGAAGGAGGTGGCTAGCACAAGCACTAGGATGCTAAGATTTCTTTCTTACACagtgtaaaaagaaaaaagaaaaaaaagggttaaTGCGTGAAACGTGTTGAAATGggtgactcattagcttaacgggttgggttcggatgATCCATTAACTTAATGGGTCTGGTTGAACTCGACGCAAACCTAGTAAActcgacccgtttacaggtctaatgTTCAATCACACCTACTTAGAACGTCTCCAATGATTTGGCTACATTTTGCCACCATTCTTAAATAAAGcaactaaaaatataatttaaaaaaaatagtgcaGGCTATAATTTTTTATCCCCAACAGTGCAGGAGCAATATTTATTTctcttaatattttattattttttaacttattaaaaaaatattatagtaCAACACTCACACATTTAACTATGATATATTGATTtgaattaataaattttttatttataactcTAGTTAAAGTTATTAAAGTTTTTTTATGGATTCAAAATTGAACactaagtaatttttttttggcgttttttttttatatgttctatgaaatttcaagtctatactctCTCTAAAACTCAAGGGTATTCAATTAACCTCTCAAATTCAATTCTTGtctctgataggagcatatttatgcgacttaattggctagttctcgtgcatttacgttgtgtttctttagttattttagtgtttaaagtcacttttgtgtgttttcagattccaaagccgaagtgtgcaaaatgatgtaatttggagccttttggagcaaaaggaatggatgaattgaagacttgaagaaattaggattcctaatcaacgaaggattcctaatcgacgaaggattcctgataggagcatatttatgcgccttagttagctagttattatgcatttccatggtgttttcttagttaaagtagtcttttaagctagttttatgtgttttcaggttttaagggcaaagcatataaaaagatgcattttggagcattttggagcaaaatggagcttggaatgaatgtcacatatttggagccaagggtttggacgaatttgaagacttgaagatgatgattcctacttgaagaaggattcctaattgaagtaggaaagttaagccaaggtttcctactttggtttgattttttccTAAATGTCCTTATGTTCCATCAACTATGAAGATTTCCTAAGCACTCTAGGACATCAAGCACACATTTCTTGCATGGTCCAAGTTAATGCCGCACCTCACATACCCTTTCCACACTTTCCCTAACCCTtgtcttccttgccgtgcaagggaaagCCCACCTTCCCTATTTCCTTGCATTTAAACCACATTCCCTTTTAGTTTAAGGAGTGCCGCATATTTCCTTGCCTTTTCCCTTAGTTTCTGACCTTGTTTTACTTTTCCCTCTAGGTTTTGACTTAaatatttgttacttaaaatatTTCCTAACCTAAAAACATTCTAAACTTCCTGAATAAATACCCTAGCCGCACCTCTTAGtcaatttcccttaagtttctgattttgtttcctatttctagaagccttagacttaatttctgattacctaattaacctagggttttaattcctgaaatccctttaaataaacatctttgtgcagccacaaaagATTGATCTACtatccattcacgccagaaattaGCCTCCACTCTCAACCGCACCATTCTACCACCATTCACCCTAATTTCTGCCCAGAAACATACCTAGCCAACCCCTACATTCATCCAACCCATAAACCTATCATTCTACATCATCCATAACTCCCAAAACTCACCCCCAACCCTTGTGCCAcagcaaaggagaggaagaagaagtacttgaacgttctagctgttcaacatcgaatcgttggaatatttaggtgttctctttcttatatttacaatgtataaatctgttttcctttgttttgtgaacatgaggaactaagcctttttggctagggggttattcgataccatgattatgcttgcaagatgaattgattacgtctaattgttatttcatgaattgtgaatgcaatttgcttaaccgtttgattgatgacttatttttgtgtgttaattaaggtggccaacttagttttcatgcaggaatttgaagctaaaacataaggaagtttcacctaatagttacaaccttatgtttgcaagtagtggatgtcgcttataaacaatcgtgttaagtgaattcttggcaaacgtttcatgcttttcatagtaacaattgcctcgtcaatgcttatagttttcatgaagcttaatgatctttgattgtacctttattgtgcttttcacgtaagggacttttagagaatgttttgagttgttgcatgtgcattcccatccaatttactaactttaggaaaacttgaaggttaaaaaagtgctatcacagttaacctagggcgttgagattcatagtttattgaaagaagcaattggaaatcaaagttgaatgcaagtgtatcatgtgtggagaagaaccctctagttagTCTATCACCCATCAATTTACTTAATTCTGTCTAAAAATCTGTTTAcattgttcttgctttgttttatttattttcgtccaaaatcaaccccatcttatttgtttgagtcatattaactagaacttgtcttagaatgtgtttttaggtgttttaggtcattagaaaaccaaaattcgtccaagttgtgttagagtcccaaaactgcccagaaagtggtttttaggcagttttgagtgtttgtttgctgttttgagtcttttggtttgttttagtgttttagagtttagttttgcattctttgagtctagtttagtattttaaactttgttttacagatttgagtcaattagagtgttttagcaatccctcctaatccccgatttaagaacgatccctacttatccatactataattgtcaacaagagggaaGGTGGGCTTTCCCTCTTAACCCTCTTGTGGTTTAAAAGTACCAAACCCACAACCAAAAGTACACCACATCTAGATTTCTCCACCAAAGATGCAAAACAAAGATATAGTCGCCAAATCCAAATCCTAGGTACCAATCcctgcaaatatatacaaacacagTAACACATGGATAGAACGTGAGGCTTTGGGGGTATGTAAAATATCATTACTTTAGCCGAAGCTGCCAAACACTTTGCCTTGAGGGAAATCCGACATGTCGATTGGGGAGGAAAAGTGAAGGGGGAAATAAATCTAGTAAATATATAATACCATATCCTACCCAGAGTTCGCATACCAGAGCAAAGGATGGGGTGGGGATAAATTATGAGGAAGGAAGACATAGTCAAAAAGTGAGGGGAGATGGAGTTTTGGGTTTGGAAAGGAACGGCCAAAGGAGGGGGAGGGGAGGAAAGGAGGGACATAAAGCCCAAAAGTGAGACAACCTCAGGGGAAATTTTGAGACAAAGCTCAAGGAATCTAAGATAAATCTTAGgggaaactgaaaaaaaagagaaggagaacAGGAGAATAAGGGGAAaaggagaacaaggagattggaCAATGGTAGTCACCGGTACCCAAGCCAAAGGCTAAGGCCAACGGTAAGGGTGTTTGCAGAGTTGGGAAACCATAGAGAAAGTGCgttttttttcctcttcctATAGTACTATTAAATTACATAAtagaaaaaaaacttcatattAAATTAGTATCTATATACGCTAAAtactaaaacctaaaaattcaAACGATGATGTAACTATCGTCAAAGCGTAGAGGATTCGATCACAAGCATTGCCAtatttctttcacatttttcacaattgtaaattaattattatgaattat
This window of the Malus domestica chromosome 03, GDT2T_hap1 genome carries:
- the LOC103418735 gene encoding uncharacterized protein; the protein is MNLGFLGNLPWFRAQSNSDLELEPSLKPTTALFEQPNQKGGFDVKLLGLSLLSFVPWLVDNSKDKIRTPSTINRGLRRRAQPRRVFENGDPSTSLRFRPYVSRVPWHTGVRGFLSQLFPRYGHYCGPNWSSGKDGGSPIWDKRPIDWLDFCCYCHDIGYDSHNQADLLKADLAFLDCLERPNMSTKGDARIAHLYKTMCTTGLRNLLIPYRTHLLKLQAGQPLIQFGWLSNVRWRVWKFQKT